In Macadamia integrifolia cultivar HAES 741 chromosome 13, SCU_Mint_v3, whole genome shotgun sequence, one DNA window encodes the following:
- the LOC122059084 gene encoding myrcene synthase, chloroplastic-like — protein sequence MFTGVTCKSRVEKLKEDVRLLLINNNQMVPLAQLDLIDDLQRSGLEYHFEKEIKEALDAAISIINRSGRISGVDDLHSTALYFRLLRQHGYFVSQDVDVFSSFMDETGNFMTSLSEDVKGILGLYEALYLAVEGENIMDKAKAFSTRTLKDLSKGNMDPYLAEQVARALEVPSHWRVPWSEAKWYSNAYERREHIKPTLLELAKLNFNVVQATHQGELKEIYKWWKNEGLVENLSFARHRLVECFLWAVGTMFEPQYGCLRKWLTKIINLIILIDDVYDIYGSLDELKQFTDAVDRWDDKKIEHLPDYMKICFLALYGTTDEISSGVQKGRNINIITHLKKVVSTLII from the exons ATGTTCACG GGGGTCACCTGCAAAAGTCGAGTGGAGAAGTTGAAGGAGGATGTAAGGCTTTTGCTCATAAATAATAACCAAATGGTCCCATTGGCTCAGCTCGACTTGATTGACGACCTCCAAAGGTCAGGTCTGGAGTATCACTTTGAGAAGGAAATCAAGGAAGCATTAGATGCCGCGATATCAATCATAAACAGAAGTGGGAGAATAAGTGGTGTTGATGATCTCCATTCTACAGCTTTATACTTCAGGCTCCTCAGGCAACATGGTTATTTTGTGTCACAAG ATGTTGATGTGTTTAGTAGCTTCATGGATGAAACGGGTAATTTCATGACAAGCCTTTCTGAGGACGTTAAAGGAATTCTTGGATTGTATGAAGCTTTGTACCTTGCTGTAGAGGGTGAAAACATAATGGACAAGGCTAAAGCTTTCTCTACCAGAACTCTGAAAGATCTCAGCAAAGGAAATATGGACCCATACCTTGCTGAACAAGTTGCCCGTGCATTGGAGGTTCCTTCCCACTGGAGGGTGCCATGGTCAGAAGCAAAGTGGTACAGTAATGCATATGAGAGAAGAGAACATATAAAGCCTACTTTACTGGAACTCGCCAAGTTGAACTTCAACGTGGTGCAAGCTACCCATCAAGGAGAGCTCAAGGAAATATACAA GTGGTGGAAGAATGAGGGCCTTGTTGAAAACTTGAGCTTTGCAAGGCATCGACTAGTGGAATGTTTTTTATGGGCAGTGGGAACAATGTTTGAGCCTCAATATGGTTGTCTAAGAAAATGGCTAACGAAAATCATCAATCTGATTATCCTAATTGATGATGTTTATGATATATATGGCTCATTGGATGAACTAAAGCAATTCACTGATGCAGTGGACAG GTGGGATGACAAGAAAATTGAGCATCTTCCAGACTATATGAAAATATGTTTTCTAGCACTTTATGGAACGACTGATGAAATCTCCAGTGGCGTTCAGAAGGGCCGGAATATAAACATCATAACTCATCTTAAGAAAGTGGTAAGTACATTAattatttaa
- the LOC122060221 gene encoding alpha-farnesene synthase-like, with amino-acid sequence MEATIAAPKHVSSDDAKNRRTANYNPNIWEYDFVQSIRSKFGDDTYKRRVEKLKEDVRHVLINNNKMILLAQLELIDDLQRLGLGYHFEKEIKEAFYALISLINNSGRISDDLHSTALGFRLLRQHGYLVTQDVFSSFMDETGNFMTSLSQDIKGMLGLYEASYLAVEGENMMDKAKAFSTRTLKDLKGNAYMDPYFADLVVHALEVPTHYRVPWSEARWYNKAYERREHINPTLLELAKLNFNILQATHQGELKEIYRWWKDEGLAENLSFARHRLVECFLWAVGTGFEPQYGYLRKWLTKIINLVILIDDVYDIYGSLDELEQFTDAVDRWDDKKIQHLPDYMKICFLTLYGTTNEISSGIQKDQNKNIVNHLKKVWTDFCKALMVEAKWFNSKYSPSLQDYLDNARISSSGAILLVHAYFALAQETSDDEVGFLMTNQDFMYYPSLIIRLCNDLGTSAAEQERGDAPSSILCYMREEEVSEEIAREHIKGMIVESWKKMNENCISHSSHLPPIFLDFTYNVARVAHLIYQYGDGFGVQDRETKNNVLSLLVQPIQL; translated from the exons ATGGAGGCTACCATAGCTGCGCCTAAGCATGTTAGCAGTGATGATGCCAAGAACAGGCGAACTGCCAACTACAATCCAAACATTTGGGAATATGATTTTGTTCAATCCATACGAAGCAAGTTCGGG GATGACACCTACAAAAGAAGAGTGGAGAAGCTGAAGGAGGATGTGAGACATGTGCTcataaataacaataaaatgatCCTATTGGCTCAGCTGGAATTGATTGACGACCTCCAAAGGTTAGGTCTGGGGTATCACTTTGAGAAGGAGATCAAGGAAGCATTTTATGCTTTGATATCACTCATAAACAATAGTGGTAGAATAAGTGATGATCTTCATTCTACAGCCCTAGGCTTCAGGCTCCTCAGGCAACATGGCTATTTGGTGACACAAG ATGTGTTTAGCAGCTTCATGGATGAAACCGGGAATTTCATGACAAGCCTTTCTCAGGACATTAAAGGAATGCTTGGTTTGTATGAAGCTTCATACCTTGCTGTAGAGGGTGAAAACATGATGGACAAGGCCAAAGCTTTCTCTACCAGAACTCTAAAGGATCTCAAGGGAAATGCATATATGGACCCATACTTTGCTGATCTAGTTGTCCATGCACTTGAGGTTCCTACCCACTATAGGGTGCCATGGTCAGAAGCTAGGTGGTACAATAAAGCATATGAGAGAAGGGAACATATAAACCCTACTTTATTGGAACTAGCCAAATTGAACTTCAACATTTTGCAAGCTACCCATCAAGGAGAGCTCAAGGAAATATATAG GTGGTGGAAGGACGAGGGTCTTGCTGAGAACTTGAGCTTTGCAAGGCATAGACTAGTGGAGTGTTTCTTATGGGCAGTGGGAACAGGTTTTGAGCCTCAATATGGTTATTTAAGAAAATGGCTGACCAAAATCATCAATCTGGTTATCCTAATTGATGATGTTTATGATATTTATGGCTCATTGGATGAACTAGAGCAATTCACTGATGCAGTGGATAG GTGGGATGACAAGAAAATTCAGCATCTTCCAGACTATATGAAGATATGTTTTCTTACACTTTATGGAACAACTAATGAAATCTCCAGTGGCATTCAGAAAGACCAGAATAAGAACATTGTGAACCATCTTAAGAAAGTG TGGACAGATTTTTGTAAAGCGTTGATGGTGGAAGCAAAGTGGTTCAATAGCAAATACTCACCATCTCTGCAAGATTATCTAGACAATGCACGGATCTCATCCTCAGGGGCCATCCTTCTAGTTCATGCATATTTTGCTCTAGCCCAAGAGACAAGTGACGATGAAGTAGGTTTCCTGATGACCAATCAGGATTTTATGTACTATCCATCCTTGATCATTCGACTTTGCAATGATTTGGGGACTTCAGCG GCAGAACAGGAGAGAGGTGATGCTCCATCATCAATCCTATGCTacatgagggaagaagaagtttCAGAGGAGATAGCTCGAGAGCACATAAAAGGCATGATAGTGGAATCATggaagaaaatgaatgaaaattgtATCTCCCACTCATCTCATTTGCCTCCTATATTTCTTGATTTCACCTACAACGTTGCAAGAGTGGCTCATTTAATTTACCAATATGGAGATGGCTTTGGGGTTCAAGACCGTGAAACCAAAAACAATGTCTTGTCTTTGTTGGTTCAGCCTATCCAACTTTAA